From the genome of Nitrospirota bacterium:
TGTTGTCCTCCTATCATTTCCCCGGAAATATCCGGGAACTCCAGTCAATGGTCCATGACGCCTTGTCGCAGCATGACCATGGTCAGTTGTCCCTTGCAAGTTTCAGAGAGATCATCAGGCAGGAGAACCTTTCTTCGCCTCAGAGGTCAGATGGCGCAGGAGATTGGGGAACCTTTCCGTATGAGGTTCAGGGCAGACTCCCGACACTCCAGGAGGCTGATGAGTATCTGCTTTCTGAGGCGATGAAACGTGCAGATGGTAATCAGGGTATTGCCGCCTCCATGCTCGGCCTTACGCGCCAGGCCCTGAACAAAAGGCTTATTAGAAAAAAGCAGTAAAACAGGCAGTTCCCGGCATTCATCAGTCTCGCCATAGACCGCATTTCGTAATCCTGTCTCTTTCCTGATCCCCTAAGACATTTTTTGCAAGCGCAAAAAATGTTGCAGTGCACTGAAACCCTTATATCGCAATAAGTTGCCTCATATAGTGAATCCAGAGCTTTAGGAAACATAATAAATTGCTCTGTTATGTTGATTCTCTATTTTTGCATTAACTGTTTGATATATATAGTAAAAAAGCAAATATGGTATCTGGCATAAGTCATGCAACAATTAGATGTATGTCAAAACACATTTTGATTGTAGACGATGAGCCGGCTTTTCGATTTTCTGCCGGCATAGCATTGCGTCAGGCCGGGTATATTACCAGTGAAGCTCAGAACGGGCGTGAAGCACTCTCGATGATCTGTATCAAAGAGAGTTGTGTTGCTCCCTTCGATGCCGTTCTGCTCGATATCCAGATGCCGAAAATGACCGGGTTGGAACTGATTGACGAGGTGAAGGCCCATGGAATCGATATGCCACCGGTTATTGTCATATCAGGATATGCCGATGAGCCGATCGTCTCTGATCTTGAGAAGAAGGGATACAGCGCGCTGCTGCATAAGCCGTTTGAGCCGACAGA
Proteins encoded in this window:
- a CDS encoding response regulator, which produces MSKHILIVDDEPAFRFSAGIALRQAGYITSEAQNGREALSMICIKESCVAPFDAVLLDIQMPKMTGLELIDEVKAHGIDMPPVIVISGYADEPIVSDLEKKGYSALLHKPFEPTEMVKMIHKVLHD